The Juglans microcarpa x Juglans regia isolate MS1-56 chromosome 2D, Jm3101_v1.0, whole genome shotgun sequence DNA window AATCACACAAGGAAGAGGAATTAAGGAACACAAGAACTCAGATAGAATGATCAAGATTCCATGATGAATCTTGCAGAGAATCTTCGAGGGATTCCCAACCCCTAGAAAATGAGCTCACTTAATTCTTCAATGGCAATTACATGAGCCCTCCTGCTTTTATAGAAGCAGTCGTGAAGCAGAAACAATGTATTGTTCTAATACCCAAAACGTAAACTACAAAAAGCTAAACCAAAACAAGAATACAACAAAGATAAAACGCGCTGTTTTACTTATTCCTTACAATAAACCAAAATGCACCGTTTCACTAATGAACTTCATTTCGTTATTTCCATTTCTCTCAAGCTGTTAATTCTATTATCCCTCTTCTACCTAGTCTGTACTCCAATTCTTCCTTCCCCTCTTCAAGGCCTCGCCCACTGCACTCGTGACACCACCAATATTGTCTAATCAATCTGTTTAAGAAGCTCCTCCACTATGGGTTTAGGAAGTTTAAAAACTCCCATGCTATAAGTAGGAATTGCTTCAAGGACTACTTTGATGAGAATTTCTTTACCAGCTTGACTCAAATGCTTCAACTTGCAGTTGCTAATTTTGCCTCTCACTATCTGAGTTGGTAAGCCAGGGTACCTATCATaagattgagaagatttgaTGCCTGCGACTGCTATGATCAGATCCTTTGCTTCCTTGTGTTTTGCTGAAAAAGATTGAGGTTTTGTCCTTGTTGAGTCTTTGACCAGAGCCTTGTTCATAAGTCTCCAATAAAAAGAGTAACCTGCTCCACTCTAGAGGGTTTGCCTTGCAAAACAAGAGAGAATCATTTGAAACGAATAGGTGACTAATATGC harbors:
- the LOC121249391 gene encoding uncharacterized protein LOC121249391 → MTKLDVAKKWVDIIMKCVTSVSYSILINVIPQNPFLPSRGIREGDPLSPYLFIFCAEVPSKLIQKAESRAAITGVPIGRSAKHKEAKDLIIAVAGIKSSQSYDRYPGLPTQIVRGKISNCKLKHLSQAGKEILIKVVLEAIPTYSMGVFKLPKPIVEELLKQID